A window of Oryza glaberrima chromosome 2, OglaRS2, whole genome shotgun sequence genomic DNA:
TAGACAACATAAGCATCTAATAAATCCAAATACCCTCTTTTATGACTATCAACCTTCAAAACTCAGGCTAATGGTGAGCCTTAGATCGAGATCAAAAGTCATCAAGCCTAGACTTTGGCTCatgcttattttttttacttgagcTATAAGAATAACAAGCTAAATCTTGCCCACATATGACATAAAATAATATCGACACAACATCCAAACTCAAAAAGATAACATGCCAAATCTCACCAACATATATAATCCAAAACATAATAGTACTGCATAATACCATAAAATCAAGAAATGGTTATGCCCAAAGttctataaaaacatatataataattGAAAGACAGGACGAGCAACCACCGAGAGACCGTAGTGTGTGGATATTACATGTGTGAGATGCTTAAGGTTAATGGGAGTTACACAACAAACCCGGACAATGTAAATACAAAGATTTGTTCTTTGAAAAATACTATCCCATAGTAATGCAGTTTATTAATGCGGACATCaaaatttctaacttttattttcatatttcttttatatattctTGAAATTCCTCCCGTAGCATAACAATTCGACAAGGAAACACTACTTTACGAATGTCTGCACCGATATGTGCCACTTTATCCAACATGAGTGTTGCAATGCACTTGGTTTGTTGTTTGACGATTAGAGCACGCCATCGTAAGAAAACAAATACAAAACCCTTCAAGAGTAGAAAAAGGAACATATGTAATGAAACTTTGTTGTTATGCGATCCGAGAATGATCATTTGTGATGAAGTTAACAAAACAATGTTTATATATGTCTTCATTTgaacatatttaatatttatatattgatAAGTACACACTTCTAGAGCATATAGTACTAGCTACTATAAAACTAAGTTTTCAACtggaaaaatattttgatttatAATAGGCAGGGAAATAGCTATCTCAAGCAAAATCATGAGAATATTCATGGATATATCAAATGGTTTTCTCAAGATGATCATGATGATGTTATCACATATCTCCTATACTACATAATTtgttataattataattttgttttttcccaTTGTAACACACTAGTATTTTACTAATATGACTTAATTAAACATTATCGACACAAcatccaaactttttttttaaaaaaagataataagcCAAATCTCACCGACATGTATCATCCAAAACATAGCACTAGTACATATTaacaaaatctaaagaaatGGTTATGGCCAAAGTTCCCAACACAGCAATGACTTTTATACAACACATGCCAATCCATTTTCCCAGAGGAGCCCTCGCGTCGGCAAAACCGACGTGACGTGGACACCCTCCCGCTGcgtccttcctcctctttcctctcctcccgtCGAGAttgcaaaaggaaaagaaaagaaaaaataatcctCCATCCCCCACCGCATCTCCGCTCCTCGAccgcgagagaggagaggagagagagagagagagagaggcgttGCGAGATTCATCAGGCAGGcgcaggagaggagaggagaggagaggagaggagattcATTATGGGGGTGGACTACTACAAGCTGCTGCAGGTGGAGCGGGGCGCCACCGAGGAGGAGCTGAAGAAGGCGTACCGGAAGCTGGCCATGAAGTGGCACCCGGACAAGAACCCCAACAGCAAGAAGGAGGCCGAGGCCAAGTTCAAGCAGATCTCCGAGGCCTACGAGGTCACAACACCTTCTTCTGTATCTATATGCGCATTCCCCATCGTTCGCGAATTTTCGCCTCTGATCTGTATATATGCGCCCGGTGTGCTCCCTAGTTGATGTTGGTCCGCCAAGAATGGGGGCTGGTATAGAGGGTGCACCTAAACGAGAGAGATCAATCTTACCCCCAtttcctctccgctcgccgaTTGAAGTAGTTTTTTTGTTCGCCATTACCTAAACGAGGTTGTTCTTGCGATGCGATGTTGTTGGTAGGAAGATCTGGGTGCTGCAAAGCAATGCTGTTTGATCTGAAAATGCTGCATTTTTTCCCGGTGCTTGTGGGATCCAAACAGAGCAATGTAGTGCCTTTGTTACTCAAGAGACGATTCATTTCATGCAACAATATGGAACATTTGACCTTAGGTTGGGAACAATGGCCTTTTGTATTTCTGGATTCTGATGTTATTGTGCCACCTTCTTTGTTATTTTGGAATTTGCCCACTGTTCTTTTTGATCTTTACGTATGTTTTGTAACTTCAGGGAATGGCAcgttatattcaatttttagAACAAAAATTGCTGCAGGAGGTATTAATGAGCTAATTATGATGCAGCTCATACTGGAAATTTGGAACCCTATTATGCACTTTATTATTGACTGGATGGTTATGGTATAATTCATATTCTTTGCATGATTTCAGGTGCTAAGTGATTCCCAGAAACGAGCAGTCTATGACCAGTACGGAGAAGAGGGGCTCAAAGGGCAGGTGCCACCTCCTGGAGCAGGTGGGCCTGGTGGGTCTTCATACTATGGGGGTGATGGGTCGACGTTCCGGTTCAACCCTCGAAGCGCGGATGATATATTTGCTGAGTTCTTCGGATTTTCCAGCCCATTCTCAAGCATGGGTGGCATGGGTGGTATGGGTGGCATGGGTGGAGGTGTTGACAGGGGCATGCGGGGATCAAAGTTTGGGATGTATGACAATGATATATTTGGGTCCTTCTCTCAGTTCCCTGGTGAGGCATCAATGCATGCTCCCCAACGGCCCCAGAAGGCTGCACCAATTGAGAACCGACTGCCTTGCAATCTAGCTGACTTGTACAAAGGCACCACCAGGAAGATGAAAATTTCACGGGAAATATTAGATTCTAGCGGGTAATTAGCTCTATTATCATGTCATTTTAAAGTTATTCCTTGTTCAGTACTGGATTGGTTTCTGAATATGTATGTGGCATACGTTTAGTATGTATAAAAAAGTACGAAGCATTTTAGCATTTCAAGTGGGGTCTATGAATTATGTGAATTACCATGGCGTGTACAAAAGTAAAGTTCTGTACACTAGTTGATAATATGGCAAATTGCAC
This region includes:
- the LOC127763924 gene encoding uncharacterized protein LOC127763924: MGVDYYKLLQVERGATEEELKKAYRKLAMKWHPDKNPNSKKEAEAKFKQISEAYEVLSDSQKRAVYDQYGEEGLKGQVPPPGAGGPGGSSYYGGDGSTFRFNPRSADDIFAEFFGFSSPFSSMGGMGGMGGMGGGVDRGMRGSKFGMYDNDIFGSFSQFPGEASMHAPQRPQKAAPIENRLPCNLADLYKGTTRKMKISREILDSSGRTMVVEEILTIDIKPGWKKGTKITFPEKGNESPHVIPADIVFVIDEKPHDLFTREGNDLVMTQKISLAEALTGCTVQVTALDGRNLTVPINNVVYPGYEEVVLREGMPIPKDPSKKGNLRIKFNIKFPSRLTSEQKSEIKRLLAS